The sequence below is a genomic window from Lolium perenne isolate Kyuss_39 chromosome 4, Kyuss_2.0, whole genome shotgun sequence.
AAGGGTACTTTACCATTGCTTTTTTGAAATCTCATTTTTTCCCATTTCTTATAAACTTGTTGaagtgtataagtggattgcactAGCACTTTTCATTAGTTTGGATTTTTATTTAttacgttggctagtgcatgaagttagaCATGGTATCAAATCCCAGAGTCTCGAGTTCAAGTCTtggtttcgcaatttatcctaaaattgatgTTACCCCCTCGGCGTTCACgaatatgcctcttgagctataccttaATCTTACAATGTCACCTTTATTAAGATGCAACTTCTTCCCGTCGAAGCAAATAAACGAAGCAATAGTTTTGCTTCTAAGATATCTTGCTCTGACAATTCTTTGCCAAAATTCATGTTGTGTTTCCATTAACACCACCACTTTACTAGTACTAGTATACTAATGTTCTGTCTCTGCAAATCTTTGATTAAAATGCACTCTTTCTTCTTAGACTTACACACTTTGGGCCATTTTTCCATGTACTAATTATTCTTATCCTTCGTGTTTTGCCAGAAAAAATCTCTTCCTGTGTGCATCGGACTTCTCAATGAATGATGTTTTGAGGAGAAACATGGACATAGGATAATACAACACCGTAGACACACATAACTTTCTTACCACCAGAAGAGACTGAATTTACTATCCAAGCATCAAGCTTCTTAACCTACTTAGCATCAATGAAATTTTAGTTAGAGGTTTTCAAAACCGCTGAAGAAATAGAAATACCTAAATATTCCATAGGAAGATTTCGCACTTGCATCCAAACATATCAGAACAGAAACCAGCAATCTCATTATCCCCTCCAACAATACAATCACTTTTCATGAAATTAATTCTTAAGTCAGACATCAGTTCAAAACAATACAAAAGCAATTTCCGGTTAATAGCTTTCTCAGGATCATGAGTAATACACTATCATCCTCATATTGTAAAATAGCAGTGCCTTGAGGAATCAGATCAGAGACAAGCCCAACCGACATATCATTGGATTGAGCCTTCAAACCCATCTTATTAAGAGATTCAGCCAAAAGATTAAGGTTACTCTATCTAATGTTGCAACCAACGAAAGCAAAGGATCTCCTCTGAATTTGTACGATCCAAATCAGCCAGGAGGTCACAAACATTAGCTAATGCACGCACGCAACCCTTAATTTTTTAAATGAAAAGAAGGATGTTGAGAAGTTTCAAGTGTAATTGTTTTTTTTTACTTCAGAACTCACGGTATGCATGGCACTTTATTGCCAACAAATCCAACACAAAGGCATGCGTAGTATCTGATTTCTTACAGTGTTCATCCCGTCTCATCCGACTAATTTCTTCGCCTCCGTGGTGAGCCCGAATCCGAAGGGAAAGAGCGGGTTGTAGTGCTCGTCACCGACGTTCATCGGCAGCTGGTCCACCGACCTGAACCACGTCCGTGGCAGCTTCCCCGTGAACCCGTAGTCACCAAACAGTACGTCTGCAACGCCCTGTCCCTCTGAGCCGGGCAGCCACGCAGCCACAAACGCGTCAATGGCGCCGATGTATGGCTCCACCACCAGAGGCCTGCCTGAGATGAGGACCACCACGCAGTTGATGCTCTGGCACGCGGTCTGGATCACTGCCGGGCCTGGTGCCGGGATCGTCAGGTTCAGGTTGTCGCCCGCTGATTCAGCATAGGGCGGCTCACCGACCACCACGATGGCGTAGTCGTAGTTGCCAGCCTCCACGGAGCTGCTATCCGGGTTCTCCGCGTAGACCACCTGGGTGCTGGGGTCGACTGTGGACTTGATCGCCGAGAGGATCGTCGTGCCTAGAATTTCATTCAATGAAATTTTGCTCTAACAATTGATGAAGTTGCTGCGAGCTAGTAGTACCCGCAAAAAAAGACAAAAGACAGATCATTTACCTGCAGTGTTGTTATTGCCAGATTCTCCTTGCCAAGTGATCGTCCATCCTCCACATTGGTTGCCCAAGTTGTCAGCGTGGCTTCCGGCAACTAGGATCTTATTGGCTTTCTTCGGGAGAGGCAGCAATGGAGTGTCGGAAGATTTTCCATTTTTCAGCAACACCAAGGATTTCCTGACAGCTTCCCGAGCAAGTTCTCGGTGTTCCTACCAGCAGAAGGGAATACATCGGTGAATATACTAGAGTCTACGGCTCTACGCACAAAGTGTGACTAAGAGAGAAGAATTGAGTTGTTCAGAACTGACTTGCTTGCCGAGTTCACTAGAGAGACTTGGATCGGCGAAAGGGTTCTCAAATAGACCCGTAGTGAACTTGACCCGTAGAATCCTGTAGACAGCATCATCGATTCTGCTCATTGGGATAATGTTTTTCTTAACTTGGGACGTCAGTTCATCAATGAATTCTGTGTAGTTAAAAGGAACCATGACCTGCATATAGTGTGTTTCATATTATGACCAGAAAGTGAAGGCATCATTGCATTTGCATCAGTTGTATAAAGAGATAACAATCGTCAAGGATGTATCATAACCAGTAGAAGAAGGGCCACCCTTCATCATGGTTTACGTGCTAGATACTAACTCCACAATTGTCTCCAATAGAGAAACTGAGGGGACTATGCTTTGCCGAATTTTTAACATATAGTTCACGGATCATACCATGTCAATACCGGCACCAATTCCAGCCTGAACTGAATAAGAATAGTTCAGGTGCGTAGGAGAAGTGAGCTGATCAATGGCTTGATAGTCTGTAATCACAAAACCCTGTTTGTTCGAAATCCAAAGCAAATAATGACATTAGAATCTCTTAATATTTCTGATGAAAGCAAATCAAGAGACCATCATCTTTCTGTGCAATGAGAAACTGACCCGAAATTTGAGTTTGTTCTTGAGAAAATCAGTGATTAGGAAATGGTTAGCGTGCATTTTCTCTCCGTTCCAACTAGAGTAGGAGACCATAATGGTGGAGACACCTCTGATGATAGAATTATAATAAGCAGGCATATGAATGCTCATTAGCCCATGGGTATCGATGATTGTATTGTTTCCATTGATTCCCATATATGTCCCACCATCACCGACATAGTGCTTTGCGCATGCAGCAACCTTCTTACTTCACGACAGGAGGGTGGCATCAAAGTTAGTTCATCTTGTAATGAAACACTACTTGCACTTTTACACATTATTAGGGTGTACAAGACACACGAAAATTCAGTTATGATAACTGTTTGATCCGGTAGGAGCATTACCTTCCACCAACATATGGTCTTCCAGTGTAACCTGACGGAGCATCGCCTTGCAATCCAGAGATAAGTGTGGTCATTGCCTGGACAACCTTTGGGTCTTCACTATAGCTTTCGTAGCAGCGTCCCCATCTTGGGTCTCTACAAACCTGAGAAATATCAAGTAAACTACATAAATGAGTTCAAAGGGATAATAAGAAGACATGTTTGCACAAAGTCCAGACTAAAGCATCCAACAAGCAATTCAGTGTTATCCATTACCGCAATACACGGAGCGAAAACGTAAGAAATTCCAGTTGCTCTAACTTCAAGAGCAGTTGCTTCTCCTATACGCTTCACCAGCATAGGATCCCTGGAAGACCACAATACGCATAAATATAGACCAACATATGCATCGCAGCATCACTGTATGCATCAAAGTTAGTGTTCTTTCCTCTTAAAAACTGACTCGATCTAATGTAATACTAGGATGAGATGACATTTGACTATCATATCACAAGTAAAAACAGTTTCTACCTGGTAGCTCCAAGCCCAATATTGTGGGGGAAGATAGTAGCTCTGTAGACATTATTGTGACCATGGACAGCATCAATACCGTAGATCATCGGAATACCTAGGCGGGTAGAAATAGCACCCTTTTGCATTTCAGCCAGCATTGAAGCCCAAGACTCAGCAGACGCTTGAGGAGCAGGCACGCTGCCTCCGCCACTCAGCACGCTACCTGCATCATACCAATTGGTTACACATACAAACTCTGCAACTAGCCCTTCACCATCTGCAGTTGTTGTAGCATAAGTAAAATATGAAGCACCTATGAAGTATTTAGACATAGCCTCTTTCGTGGCAACTTCCCTCTCAATTTGTGTCATCTGTCCTATCTTTTCTGCGAGAGTCATCCGACCAAGCAGATCCTTGATGCGAACAGCGAGAGATTGCTTTGGATCCTTGTACTTGAGATACTCTGCTCTCCCCAGCACCAGCAAGCAGAACGTGACGAGAACACAGGTCATCTTGTGCAAACTCCCCATCTTGCCAGTATTCAGTCACCACAGCCTGCTATATAGAACTAAGTGAGGGACGCCAACCATGCATGTGATGAGTAAACACTCAAGTAAGTTTATATCAACAGTGGGAAATGAACCATGTGTTAATATGCGATGATCTGGTATGAAGAAACCATTCATTAGACTAGTCAAAGATTCCTGAAGATATCATCTCATACAGAAATAATAATAAACTAGATACAAGGGTACATATTACTTAAAACCAGCTTGAGTGTTGCTCAAGaacgggctggaacaacccctgCAAGCCGGCAGTTAAAAAAAAGCAAGGCAGACTGTGTGCATTCTGGAGACTGTTCTCTTGTGCACGATATTAGTAGCTGATTTTGCACGGTTTAAGAAAAAGACACCCCTAAAACCAGGTAGGGTTTCCCCAGTTTCAGTGTTACTGGATAGCAGCATGATTATAAGCAAAACAGCAAGCAACTTGAACCACAAATCAGGAATCGCAGAACAAATAGGTGAGAACAGAAAATGCCGCATAAACATAACACTCCACTGCATTAGCGGAAGCTTAGATAGTACTGCGTATGCTGATATGCATACCTTCCCAAATACGCTCCACTGCAAATGAGAGAGGGCGCAGCAGTCCGGCTGCTCGCGGGCGCAAATGCGAGAAATCAGGACCTTCGCACCTTCGCGCGACAAGAAAATGGTTTTATAGCCTAACAGCTCTGCAAAAGTGCAAAGAGCCAAAGAGCTTCTTCCCTTCTCAAGCTAGCCTTGCGAGTTGCGAGAGCATTTCCCAGTGAGAGCATCTTCACCAACTCGGCCGTTTCTCATCTTCCACCTcatctcttctctctcctctctctcctcccccatctctctctctctcctctgaCACGCCCGTGACATCTTCTTCCCCATCTCTTCTAGTGGACCCATCTGTCATCCTCTTGTGCCTCATTTGCAGCTCTCCAGTAAGGTCTTGGTTTGCGCGCGCTGGTTGTTTTCTTCTGCACGAAACATCCCCGTCTACTCCACTCCCATGTGAGCTCACAGTTGATGTGGAGCATGCCAGAGCTGATGAAGAAACAGCTGGAAAAATAAATCATGTGTTTAATCGATGAACTCGGCATATATTTATCAGGTTATCGATATGTACTCTGAAGAAATTCTAAATCTACAGAGAAGAGCAGTACATGTGTGCAGCCCTAGCAGTTACAGCACATGCTATGCCAACTCTCCAGTTGCGGAGCCAGGATCTGATGACGCCCCAGGCCATCTTCTTGCTACAGTGGGCTACAGTGTGATACAGTGTAATTTTTGCTACAATCAAGCCTGTGTTTTCCGCCCACGCCCCGGGCCAACG
It includes:
- the LOC127292839 gene encoding uncharacterized protein isoform X1, giving the protein MGSLHKMTCVLVTFCLLVLGRAEYLKYKDPKQSLAVRIKDLLGRMTLAEKIGQMTQIEREVATKEAMSKYFIGASYFTYATTTADGEGLVAEFVCVTNWYDAGSVLSGGGSVPAPQASAESWASMLAEMQKGAISTRLGIPMIYGIDAVHGHNNVYRATIFPHNIGLGATRDPMLVKRIGEATALEVRATGISYVFAPCIAVCRDPRWGRCYESYSEDPKVVQAMTTLISGLQGDAPSGYTGRPYVGGSKKVAACAKHYVGDGGTYMGINGNNTIIDTHGLMSIHMPAYYNSIIRGVSTIMVSYSSWNGEKMHANHFLITDFLKNKLKFRGFVITDYQAIDQLTSPTHLNYSYSVQAGIGAGIDMVMVPFNYTEFIDELTSQVKKNIIPMSRIDDAVYRILRVKFTTGLFENPFADPSLSSELGKQEHRELAREAVRKSLVLLKNGKSSDTPLLPLPKKANKILVAGSHADNLGNQCGGWTITWQGESGNNNTAGTTILSAIKSTVDPSTQVVYAENPDSSSVEAGNYDYAIVVVGEPPYAESAGDNLNLTIPAPGPAVIQTACQSINCVVVLISGRPLVVEPYIGAIDAFVAAWLPGSEGQGVADVLFGDYGFTGKLPRTWFRSVDQLPMNVGDEHYNPLFPFGFGLTTEAKKLVG
- the LOC127292839 gene encoding uncharacterized protein isoform X2 produces the protein MGSLHKMTCVLVTFCLLVLGRAEYLKYKDPKQSLAVRIKDLLGRMTLAEKIGQMTQIEREVATKEAMSKYFIGSVLSGGGSVPAPQASAESWASMLAEMQKGAISTRLGIPMIYGIDAVHGHNNVYRATIFPHNIGLGATRDPMLVKRIGEATALEVRATGISYVFAPCIAVCRDPRWGRCYESYSEDPKVVQAMTTLISGLQGDAPSGYTGRPYVGGSKKVAACAKHYVGDGGTYMGINGNNTIIDTHGLMSIHMPAYYNSIIRGVSTIMVSYSSWNGEKMHANHFLITDFLKNKLKFRGFVITDYQAIDQLTSPTHLNYSYSVQAGIGAGIDMVMVPFNYTEFIDELTSQVKKNIIPMSRIDDAVYRILRVKFTTGLFENPFADPSLSSELGKQEHRELAREAVRKSLVLLKNGKSSDTPLLPLPKKANKILVAGSHADNLGNQCGGWTITWQGESGNNNTAGTTILSAIKSTVDPSTQVVYAENPDSSSVEAGNYDYAIVVVGEPPYAESAGDNLNLTIPAPGPAVIQTACQSINCVVVLISGRPLVVEPYIGAIDAFVAAWLPGSEGQGVADVLFGDYGFTGKLPRTWFRSVDQLPMNVGDEHYNPLFPFGFGLTTEAKKLVG